cactgCACTAAAAACCCAAGGATTGTGGATTAAGGTTCTTTATTGTCATGTTGACAACAATAACAGCCACAATGGCAAGGAAAATCATAGGCCTCAGAGACCTCTGAAAATgctcaataaattaaaaaacacaagtaaaacacTAAAACGCAAGTTAAGATCTAGggctaaaatgtaaacagatgATATATAAATTAAGTAACATGattatgtaaaacatttgtgtaGAAAGTATTGCAAAGAAATATGACTGAAGGTAAAAAGGAATGTAGTATAATGTACATATGCATAGGGAGAAGTAAACATATggttatgtatgtgtgcatgtgtaggtcCTCCCTGGGTGGCAGCTTCATTCTGGTAATGTGCTGTGCAGTTTAACAGTATCCACCCTCTATAAAGCCTCATGGTTGAGGGTGGGGATGCAGCCGGTCAGGATACTCTCCTGGAGTCTACTGGAGTCCATGTTGAATCTCCTCAGCCTGCTCAGGAAGAACAACTCAATCTATATTGaagataacaaataaaacaacagataaGATGCTCTTCTGTAAGCAATGAATTATTGCCCCTATCAACTTCATCTTCTTATCTCCAAGGCTGCTTTTCCCATAAGTCAATAAAGATGATGATTGTCTCCAGTATATGATTGCCTACTGTACTGGGTCAAAGAGTGAAATAAGAATGATTCAGTATTCATATTTTGGGATGCAGTGtttcatgtttagttttttttttcattcttctcaCCACATTTCAGTGAATATGTTCACTCTTATACTTAAAAACTAATACATAAAAACTATacacaaatttataaaaaacatattttgttactacatgaaacacacactagcatcatattatattttttttatactatatTCTATTATTCTATTATTCTAATTCTTGGTGATTGGAAATCAGCAAATATACAATGAGTTCACCAAACACTACAACAAAACCAATGCTGCAGACTAAGGAAAATatcatttatttctctccatGTACCCAAATCAGTCAACAAGGTAACATAGGAAATCACAATACGTGTCCTAGTTTTCATGCTACTGCAGTTAGCTCAGCGAACAACAGACACCCATTGTGTCAAGTACaggttacatttacagtaaaaaaaatactgaaatacagtacagaaaatactagACTGACAGTACCTGTTGCATTTTTATAGTGCTCAAACTTGATTGGTGTGTCtacaattacagtttttcaTGATTGCTATGACAAATTTGTcaatacttttaatacttttcctaaactcttaacgcACGTGTCCCAAAATCAATCAATTCTtccaaaacactaacacatgttctcctccaacaggaacatttagtcagtcatagCCCAGtgtcataaaaacactaatatcagaaacagaaactttctaatttctaaatgtgtttgaatttctaattcaaacacatttattcCCTGCACCTGAAGGCGATTCCCAAATTTCAGTATGGCACGTTttgctgtaaaccgtttaacTCTGAGCATGCGTAACTCACTCCGCTTACATTGGGCAGAGACAGAATGTACGGTTtaccaaaaaaaggaaacagagacagaattgtcttcctctccctcacACAGAAATTCTTCTTTATCTTTATTGTATTGgtccttttccacacaaaatcagACCAAATAGGTCCTCTTttacgtactgtatgtactactgcaacatatcagaatcagaatcagctttggcCAGGTTTGCGTAACAAACAAAGAATTTGACTTTGGTTACTGTActctttacagtttttttcagtcgcTAACAAGCGTTTGTCGAAccagttgtcacattttcaaaactctaaacacaattaGCNNNNNNNNNNNNNNNNNNNNNNNNNNNNNNNNNNNNNNNNNNNNNNNNNNNNNNNNNNNNNNNNNNNNNNNNNNNNNNNNNNNNNNNNNNNNNNNNNNNNAGCAGTAAGAGGAGCAGGAGCAGTCAGAGGAGCAGGAGCAGTAAGAGGAGCAGGAGCAGTAAGAAGAGCAGGAGCAGTAAGAGGAGCAGGAGCAGTAAGAGGAGCAGGAGCAGTAAGAGGAGCAGTGAGAGGAGCAGGCCCAAGGAGAGGGCAAGGTAGAGGTGTAAGAATGCGTGGTGGTGGCATTCCAAGGGCTGCAAGAACAGTAGTCAGTGAGGAAATTCGTGCCAGTATCGTTGACCATGTAATCAACCACGGTCTTTCACTAAGAGAGGCTGGTGAAAAAGTGCAGCCCAATTTGAGGCGGTCAACGGTTGCCTCCATTATACGCATCTTTCAACAAACCAACAGGTAAGTGTTGCATTTTACATGGATTGTTTCTACTCTCACTTGTCATGTCAATAAGGTCACACAGTAATGCATATGTTAGTTTTTTGTCCCTCTAAAGAATGCAACGTCTTCCACCCTCTGGGGGAAGAAGAAAGCTCCTCAATAATGATCAAGAGCTGGCCATTGTAGAAATGGTTGTTGCAAATAATGCAATAAAACTGCATGAAATTCAAGCTAGAATTGTGGAGGACCATGAGATATTTGACAATATCGATAGCATCAGCCTCACAACCATTACACGGACATTGTCCAAACACAGAGTGCGGATGAAGCAGCTCTACACTGTTCCCTTTGAGAGGAACAGTGAGAGAGTCAAGGAGCTACGACGACAGTATGTCCAGGTATAGTGTATATTCAATTCATTGTCCTGGCTTTGCACATTGCAAGCAGGTAACATACACAGTAATaggttacagtacagtatggtATACAGTAATGACATGatttacaataactttgtttCAGAGAGTTATGGAATTGGAGGCCAACCAGGCCCCTCATGAATTCATATACATAGATGAGGCAGGATTCAATCTGGCCAAAAGGCGTCGACGTGGACGAAATATAATTGGAAAAAGGGCCACAGTTGATGTGCCAGGACAGAGAGGGGCAAACAGTACCATGTGTGCGGCAATTGCAAAGGCAGGATTACTCCATCACAGATGTCAGGTTGGACCCTATAATACCGAGCGCATCCTTGTCTTTCTCAATGATCTCCACCAGCACCTGGTTCCAGAGCAGGATCAGGAGGGTGAAAACATGTGGACCTTTGTAATTACCTGGGACAATGTGGCTTTCCATCATTCGCAAGCAATAACAACATGGTTTGAAGTCCACCCAAGACTGGTAAGTCTCTTCCTTCCACCCTATTCACCTTTCCTCAACCCCACAGAGGAGTTCTTTTCTGCATGGAGGTGGAAGGTTTATGACCATCAGCCACATGACCAGATGTCCCTCCTTGAAGCCATGGATGCTGGCTGCAGGGACATCCCAGTTCATGACTGCCATACTGATCCGACATACTAAGCGTTTTTATCCCAGGTGCATCGCCTTGGATAATATCAGATGTGATGTTGATGAAAACAGTGGCCTAACCCTGTTAaacattacagtacatgtggACATACAATTCCCAACCAAGAAATGTAGTGTAAAAATGGTGGATTGCATGTTTTGCATGCAAATACCTGTAAAACTGAAACATAAACGTCTATGCAGTTTTTCTAATGTCAACAATAGCAAATATTCTGAAACCTGGTGTACTTTGATTGACTGCATGTACTTTGTGAAGTGAAAACAAGTGTTATTCTTTGACAGAATAATTTCATTTTGAGCCAGGTTTCCAGGGTTTTGGTAAGGTTAGTGTGTGCAGAGAAAGATGTGTTCTATTTGGAAAAGAAGAGTTAGTATATAttcaacaaaatgtgtttttgagaagAAAATTATCCATTTGGCCAATTGTGTTTTGTAGGTGTGagtctgtgttaagagtttagaaaaagtatCTGAAGTATGGGTAAGCGCTTGTTAgcgattgaaaaaaactgtataatCCTTTTGTTTCCCTTTGACTCCTTGCTGTCAAAGAACAACACTCACTTACTGTAACACATACAGAATAGtgtaaaaacagatggtcaTGCGATTGAATGAACCTCAACCCCTAAGTGTGTTTCCCAGATGGGAATCAGCATTGattgatctatttgcataacttcaatcagctgtttatcTCATTTGCAGTAACATGGGAATACATGTAAAATGCAGgatatatgtttgtgtttacatttacaatatgaaaagatgttcactttgactttagccTAAGTTAGTTTTAGAACATGATGTaatctgttttgtcatttatttgtcagAAAAAATCCCttgttttgccttttgtgtcaaagcaacaagaacTGTGTTAATAGTATGgcccacacagacagatgttttgctaactgtgttaagagtttaggaaagttgttagACGTGTTGAAAAATATTCATAGCAATCGTAAAAAACTGTAAGCAATCATGTGTTTGCTCACCTGATGATTGTGTTTCACAGATTGGTGGTAACATGGCAGTCAGTGCTTTGGAATTacaaggaagtgacatcatgataTACTTCAGTGTCTATTGTATGCAAGTGTTTAGTGCTTTACAAATCactgtgtgtaatgttttgtgaaaatgtgagGCTTACATTATGCGTATAGTGGTATGCTTTGGTCCTTTAGTGTAATGTTTTGATAATTGTGTaatacttttgatttcagtgtgtaaGCAATCAGAGAAAAACTGTATTACTTTCAATGTAAGTCAATCTACTGCATTACTATGAGTCCTGGTTGACTGAAAGAATGAACTCAACACTTAatttagttttcctttttttaacttcatcTTTTCTATACCTTGTTCATTACTCAAAACATGTATGTGGGAAGCTTACCTGCCTATACTCTAAACACATAAAGACagtaaaaatgcatttggaatactgtgctttttttttttttacattgacaaGTCTTTAAATCAACTGCAACCATCAAACAACATCAAACAACCATTACGCTGCCTCCAAGGGTCAAGACCTCCCGTGGGATTCAACAAACCTCTGTGGGTTTaaggagttgttgttttttctcaattttatgTAATAGTGTGGCCATTAAACAACAGCTCAAACAACTTGATACACAGTAGATATGATATAGCattagtcagtgtttttttgtaaactttGAAAGTCATTATGCTGAAATGTGCGAGTAAAATCGCCGTTTATgctgtaaaaaaatatgtgaaactATTGAAAACtacacatgcataaacattCAAACTCCAGCAACTACTGGGGTACatactaaacaaaacaaacagctgaaaaCCGAATGCCAGCTGGCTGGCAGCGGCCCGTATACATGGCTGGGGTTGTTTGTTATCTTTTTGGAAAACACCCACTGTCCGAGCATTtgcatttcctcttttttactCGTATAAAGCCTGTGTGCTCATCGCTTGGTCTCTCTCACAGAGTGGATGCACAAAGAGACAGTAGTAGAGTAGAGACAGGCAGAGCTacagaaagataaaaagaagaaaaactagTCAGGAGGCagctaaaagagagacagagagagagagaccagctAAGAGCATACTTATATCAAGGTTGGACATGGCCAGGTTAGATGTCGTAGAAACCTTTCATGGTATCATGTTTCCTGGACACCTGCACACCCAGGATTCCTTACAACTTGCTCTCAAATTTCAGTTTCAGGACACGGATATCGTCATCGTCTCCTATCCAAAGTCAGGTAAGAAGAGACAACCAACTGATCAGGATACATACATAGCACATGCAGTGTATTTAAGTCTATGCAACTAGCCACATGAGCATGTTGAGTAACTCATTGCAACATGTCAAAATCCATTTAGGTGTGCAATACTATGCCTGGAAGTTACATGATGCGtatgcaatttattttcttattttttctcaaCAGGCACCACATGGATGCAGGAAATTGTATCTCTCATATCCAGCAGAGGGGACCCACAAGCGTCCCAAACTATCCCGAACTGGACTCGGGCTCCCTGGCTGGAGCACCATTATTTTGCTGCGGTACTGGAGGCCTCACCCACCACACCTCGAGTCATCACCTCACACCTGCCTCATCACCTGCTGGGGCCCACCCTCCAGGGCTCCAAAGCTAAGGTTAAATGTACATGTTAATTTGACTATTAAAACTACAAAGTATAGAGACAGGCCGACAAATTGGCAAGGCCAGTTTACATATTAGCAGACAGATCGGCATCAGAGTTAGAAAGTGTAAGGAAATTGTAATATAGAAAGGACAAAGGTTTGAGGTAATTTATTGACAGCGAACACTATTCCGCTCAGTATGTATCTTTGTTATCTTGGTACAGTCCAAACATTTTGACACTGTGGCTCTCTGTCATCTCAAAGGTCATCTATGTGAGCAGAAACCCAAAAGACGTGACAGTGTCCTTCTTTCATTTCCACAAAATTGCCAAATTCCTTCCTGAGGTTGGCTCATTTCCAgagtttttaaatcaattcctGGAGGGCACACGTGAGTTAACGTCAGGACAAATAGATACATTTGTTTCATAGTTCTGTGAGGATGCTGACTTGTTGTACCTGTTCCAGTGCACTATGGCTCCTGGTTTGACCACATTAAAGGCTGGACCAGTCAGAAAGCAACTATGAGCAATCTGCTTCACATTACCTATGAAGAGATGTCATTGGTAATGGAGAAATgatttgtcattttcatcagACAAAATATCCatacactttatattttaaacagtGTTATGGTTacgtttgtgtttgtggtcatggttttgtttttttcttccctgttttcttttccttctccgtgttccctccctggtcttgtgttggtGTCTTGTTcttccctggtcttgtgttcccctgagtgtctgtatgttctttttcctcttttattttgaagttattttagttttttatcttGTCCTGTATTTTGTTTACttccttttttgctttttgggaTATTGTTTGCTCCTAAAAAAACGAAGTCCTATGCCTtcgtttttttgttgaaatgaagttttttttttaaagctctccTGCCTGCCGCCTACTCTGCTTTTGGGTTCTTATTTCACATCATTGCCACAAATAGACAACTAAAAGTGTACAATATCTCAAGATACTAGATCTTGTTCCTCAACCAAAAGGGTAGAGGGAAGACTAAAAGTGGAAGTGCATGTTGTGAAATTGTTGTTTACTCTGTCACTTCCTCAAATGTAACTTAAAATTTTACAGATTGTAATCATTTAGTCAACATTCTGAGAAGGTCATTGCACACTGCACTACAATTTTGGGCCGAGTTTTTGAACGACTTTTAATGTTCCTTCTTCCTGCTGTTAGGACCTACGTGGCGTCATAAAGAGGGTGAGCTCTTACCTACACAGTACCCTGCAGGAGGATGAGATCAACAATTGTGTGAAACATTGCAGCTTCAACAGCATGAAAGACAACAAGATGACCAACTACACCCTGGTCACTGCGGACATAATGGACCATAGCAAGGGCTCCTTCATGAGAAAAGGTAGGGCTGTTCTATTGAATGCTGATAAATCAAACCTGGGTAATTGGTTGCCTCCTGTGTCTCACAATACGTgattcaaatgtaaaacttaAGGGTTAGCACATCCCAAGAGTTCCCAATATAAATCTGAATGGTCGTAAgatatgaaaaaaagtattctgttacacaaattgaaattgttttgtgaaatattgaaTTATTTAGTCTCTTTAGGCCTCTAACAGCACTTTTACACCCATAGTTTGGTAGACTCTGTGGGATTCAGGGGTTAAGTTGcaacatatttgcatttttcatttgcttcGATTGCGTTCACACTGCACTTTGTCAAATGCATCAAACGTTGTCAACAAATATTTTCCGGTCAAAGCAGTTGCTGATCTATTGGACAGAATATCTGAGTGAATCTTGCCAACATTTctggtctcagaaataatggagcAACATCAAATGTATAACTTCTTGGGTTTTCTGGTTTTGCTTTGGTGCTATTATTTTTAGGTTTGTTTAAATCTGTAATGTCTCAAGACAAAGGAGTGAAAATTCTTATATTTAAACTCATGATTGGTTGAAAAGAACTATACGgacatttaattgtttatttagtttataatgtttaaaaaaatctcatgTCTCCCCGTTCCCTTCCTACACTTAAGGCAAGATTGGAGACTGGGAAAACATGTTCACAGAGGAGCTGAATCAATATTTCAAAAGCATCTTCCAGTCCAAGATGGAGGACTGCGCTTTAGAGTTTGTGTGGGAGGACCAACATAAAGAGGAGACGCACACTAATGAACAAATCCCACTGAAGAacacagctgtaaaaaaaagCTAAGTAAAGTTAGAAATTGTGTTGCATCCTGGGAGTTGTAGTTTACAGTAAATGATTATAGGGccactttttgacatgcaatgTGTAGTACGCTTCAATACCGGGTATGTATATTTCAGTCTTACTTTCATTGCAGTAATGTGTCTGTGCATGATGTGCCACTTATGTAATGATGCTCATTATGTGTCAATAAATGTCAGATCAACTGAAACCTCTTACAGTTGGTTGTCCAAATCATGTGTTCTTTAGTGCAAAACAAGTGGCACTTAAGGTTGCCAATGTTTAATTCAAGCAAAGAAATTGACAGTTATACAGGCAGCAGAACTCTGAAAAGAGAGTAAAGGACAGGTCAAAGGTTATATTTTAAATCCCCTTTCCAGAGGGCTGAGCGGCCCTTGTGCCTTCTGTCACTTTACACCACCCAATAAAAAAGGTGTTGCTCCCCCTCCAGTTTCCATGCACTTGAAAGCTTCGATCAAATCCTAtctaatctgtgtgtgtctatacaAGAATAGAGTGAACACACGTTACAGATAGTACAGAACACACTGTGCTCTGTGACTGCAAGTCTGATTTCTGATAACTGGCGGACATGAGCATTTATCCAAAGGTGGAATTCAAATTGTTGAttgatgaagacatgaaaggggtgTGTATTGTAGagattgtatttttgttttggattgttttgcctttattttataGTGCAGCTGAAGAGACAAGGAAGGTGGGTTGAAATCAGATCAAACTCTGGCCAATGCAGGAAGGATTCAGCGCCCGCTCTGCTAGGTGAGTCACCTGGGCTGTCCCGAGCTTACTCCAACTTTATAGAAGCATTTCACGCATCAAAGTCTGTTTAGGGacagttcatttttttatttaaggggctacTGGAGGGGTTTTGGGATCTTTAGACAAAGTAGACTTCACCCTCCTTTGccagcaatacatttttctataaccctccaaaataatgaaaaaaaaaggcatatgATCCTCTCCAACAATGCATTGATGCCTTCAGTTCTGGTTTGCGCAtggcaaagatgtacagatGTACAGATAGCCACTGTCTTTCTCATCTTCTAAACATCACACTCCACTGGTATGGTGACCATTTCAGCAGGTTCACGTATTtacattgttgtggaaacacaaactaaattcattacttcaaatactaagcTCTATTTTGCATGGGCTTTCAACACATTtactggttgctatggagatgagAAGTTTAACTAACGCGTAACCGCAATCAGAGCTCACACAAAAGTTGAGTGACCCCACCTCCCCCAGACTAAAAAACAttgggtgaccctcccctccacaaagaataaaaaaacctAACTCTCAACTATTTTACTccggtggtccattccataaataccaaGTACAACtgcatatgtgaaaaaaaatggtgtAAAAGCTTTTGTGACTCCAGAGGGATCTgtgtaaaatatgacaaatgaaCAACTGAACTGTTGGTTGTCGAGTTGCATTTTGGGTAATGTAGGTGCCCGGTTCTgacaaagaagaggaagaatgtgtaaaataaaaagacatatcTCTGGTTCTGCAGCATCACATTTGATCAGTTTTAAAAACTGTCCTTTGTTAGTCCATCAAGAGGAGTGCATTGACAGTTTGGTGGAGTACTCTTATCCATTAGAGCAAGTGTTTAACTTTAAAGGGCAAGGTCTCTCAAATTACAAAACAAGTTTCTTATTTTAGCCTCTttcatacagtctatgattttaacaaaaagctCAAATCTAACTGGGGGCTGCCtgataagaaaaacattttagtcaatCTAACATGCTTTTCTTTGAGAAGGTTGTGgtgtagttctttttttttaaacgatgCTTTAAGTGCAGTCGTTTGAAAACAAGGCTACAGTTGTGAAACCATGTATCACCTTTTTTATCCCGGGCACACAAGGTTGATTCAGCTGTGTACAGATGATTTGAATAATCTAGCAGCAGCCATAGCCTGGTTTATTAGTTTGCTTTCACTTTCACATAAGAGTGCTGCTGATACTTACCCAGCTTGTTTTGAATTTTACGGTTGCCTGTATGTGTATGGTGTCTGTATGTTCTTCCTGCATTTGTGTATTGACTTGTGGTCACGTGTGTGTGCCTTTGATGTTAGCTGGCCTAACTGGAAAGAACCAACATTCAAAATCAAGCTTATGCAACAACCTAGACGAATGATGTAGCTTGTCTTTTCCAAATGTGGTATGAAAGCTTGTTTcataaaataatcattactCAAGTCTTGTCTTTAGATTAGTTTGTAAATTAGATTCAGATGCTCAGAAAACCCACTGTAGGTGAAGAAAACTATGGGAAGACATACTTTTTCTGAATGATACACAGTTCCCTCTTTTTGTAAAAGTGgtttgccttttttcaccttcTGTCACTGAtctggttgtgttgtgttaaatgTACAGCGTAATCAAGTTGACAAGGGCTCCAGTGTGCTGTTGTATCAGCTGTTAGAGAAGTCAATGCATGgtcacacatacactcacacatggTTGTTGCATTCCTGCTCTttgctgtgcacacacactcccacattTCGCCATGTGTGACGAGCCATTTCACACTTCTCTATATGCAGCTTCAGACGACTCTGCTGAAGGGAAGGAAGTTGAAG
The Etheostoma cragini isolate CJK2018 chromosome 1, CSU_Ecrag_1.0, whole genome shotgun sequence genome window above contains:
- the LOC117948178 gene encoding uncharacterized protein LOC117948178 — encoded protein: MRGGGIPRAARTVVSEEIRASIVDHVINHGLSLREAGEKVQPNLRRSTVASIIRIFQQTNRMQRLPPSGGRRKLLNNDQELAIVEMVVANNAIKLHEIQARIVEDHEIFDNIDSISLTTITRTLSKHRVRMKQLYTVPFERNSERVKELRRQYVQRVMELEANQAPHEFIYIDEAGFNLAKRRRRGRNIIGKRATVDVPGQRGANSTMCAAIAKAGLLHHRCQVGPYNTERILVFLNDLHQHLVPEQDQEGENMWTFVITWDNVAFHHSQAWRWKVYDHQPHDQMSLLEAMDAGCRDIPVHDCHTDPTY
- the sult5a1 gene encoding sulfotransferase family 5A, member 1 isoform X1, with the protein product MARLDVVETFHGIMFPGHLHTQDSLQLALKFQFQDTDIVIVSYPKSGTTWMQEIVSLISSRGDPQASQTIPNWTRAPWLEHHYFAAVLEASPTTPRVITSHLPHHLLGPTLQGSKAKVIYVSRNPKDVTVSFFHFHKIAKFLPEVGSFPEFLNQFLEGTLHYGSWFDHIKGWTSQKATMSNLLHITYEEMSLDLRGVIKRVSSYLHSTLQEDEINNCVKHCSFNSMKDNKMTNYTLVTADIMDHSKGSFMRKGKIGDWENMFTEELNQYFKSIFQSKMEDCALEFVWEDQHKEETHTNEQIPLKNTAVKKS
- the sult5a1 gene encoding sulfotransferase family 5A, member 1 isoform X2; this translates as MARLDVVETFHGIMFPGHLHTQDSLQLALKFQFQDTDIVIVSYPKSGTTWMQEIVSLISSRGDPQASQTIPNWTRAPWLEHHYFAAVLEASPTTPRVITSHLPHHLLGPTLQGSKAKVIYVSRNPKDVTVSFFHFHKIAKFLPEVGSFPEFLNQFLEGTLHYGSWFDHIKGWTSQKATMSNLLHITYEEMSLDLRGVIKRVSSYLHSTLQEDEINNCVKHCSFNSMKDNKMTNYTLVTADIMDHSKGSFMRKGKIGDWENMFTEELNQYFKSIFQSKMEDCALEFVWEDQHKEETHTNEKS